The genome window GGGAATTTCCTCTGAGCCAGGTGAAGGTTTCTTGAATATGGTGGATCTGTTTGCTGGGGGCGCTCTTCTCAAATTTTCTATTTTTGCTCTGGGCATTATGCCTTACATTTCTTCATCTATTATCATGCAGCTTGTTATGGTATTGATTCCATCTTTGCAAAAATTGCAAAAGGAAGGGGATGAAGGAAGAAAGAAGATTCAGCAGTATACTAAATATGGAACTATTTTGCTTTGCGCTGTTCAATCTCTTGCAGTAATCCATCTTGCGAAATCTTGGTCAACGGGAACAGATGCAGCTGCAGCCAAATATCCAGGACTGATCAATCCATCTGTCGAACCGTATTTCTTCTTTCTTGGTTTGTTATCGATTACAACAGGGACAATCCTTCTTGTTTGGATGGGTGAACAGATAACAGAACGTGGAATTGGAAATGGAATCTCTTTACTTATTTTTGCCGGTATCATTGGTCGTATGCCTGAAGCTATGATCTCAATGTTTACGACAGATACATCGGATGCTCTTTCAATATTAATTTTACTTCTTATATTCGTAGTTTTGATATCTTTTACTGTTATTCTTACGCAAGGTGTAAGAAAAGTTCCTCTACAGTATGGTAAACAGATGGTTGGAAGAAGGATGGTTCAAGCTAAGAGTCAATCCATTCCGTTCAAAGTGAACGGCGCAAATGTGATGCCTATTATTTTTGCATCGTCATTGATCCTTTTTCCTCAGACTATTATCCAGTATTTTTCTTCTAACTTTGAAGGATGGGCTGGTTGGGCAGTTGTGATGGATTTTTTCAATCCATTCTCCCAAATCTGGTATAGAGCTGGTTTTTACTATCTTATCTATACTGGGCTTATTGTTTTCTTTGCATATTTCTATACTGCGATTCAATTCAACCCTCAAGAATTAGCAGACAATTTGAAAAAGTTCGGTGGATCGATTCCTGGTATTCGTCAGGGTGGACCAACCAAAGATTATATTGAAAAAGTTTTGAATAGAATTACTTTACCGGGCGCTATGTTTCTTGCAGGTCTTGCACTTGCTCCTTATTTAATTATTAAATTTTTGAATTTAGGCAATAATACTGGTGGTGGAGCTCTGGTTTATACCTTCGGTGGAACATCCCTATTGATCATGGTGGGTGTTGCACTCGAAACTTTGAAACAGATTGAAGCACAATTGTTAATGAGAAATTACGAAGGTTTCATGAAAAAATCTAGGATCAAAGGCAGGTAGATGATGAAGCGACTGATATTTATGGGTCCACCAGGTGCTGGAAAAGGGACTCAAGCAGACATCGTTAAGGATAAATTTCATATCCCGCAGATTTCCACTGGAGAAATTCTAAGAGAAGCTGTAAAAAATTCTACTGCAATGGGTTTA of Leptospira sp. GIMC2001 contains these proteins:
- the secY gene encoding preprotein translocase subunit SecY, whose translation is MLNTIANIFKIPELRSKILFTLFMLLLFRMGTHVSIPGINSLIVSGISSEPGEGFLNMVDLFAGGALLKFSIFALGIMPYISSSIIMQLVMVLIPSLQKLQKEGDEGRKKIQQYTKYGTILLCAVQSLAVIHLAKSWSTGTDAAAAKYPGLINPSVEPYFFFLGLLSITTGTILLVWMGEQITERGIGNGISLLIFAGIIGRMPEAMISMFTTDTSDALSILILLLIFVVLISFTVILTQGVRKVPLQYGKQMVGRRMVQAKSQSIPFKVNGANVMPIIFASSLILFPQTIIQYFSSNFEGWAGWAVVMDFFNPFSQIWYRAGFYYLIYTGLIVFFAYFYTAIQFNPQELADNLKKFGGSIPGIRQGGPTKDYIEKVLNRITLPGAMFLAGLALAPYLIIKFLNLGNNTGGGALVYTFGGTSLLIMVGVALETLKQIEAQLLMRNYEGFMKKSRIKGR